A window of Tripterygium wilfordii isolate XIE 37 chromosome 7, ASM1340144v1, whole genome shotgun sequence contains these coding sequences:
- the LOC120001392 gene encoding pentatricopeptide repeat-containing protein At2g13600-like, which produces MARHGVGKHLKIAGDLSFLNSTPFANLLESCARSKSARDTRRIHGRIVKTQFASEVFIQNRLIDVYGKCGCLEDARKLFDKMAKRNTFTWNSLISTLTKSGFLDEAAKMFESMPEPDQCSFNAMVAGFAQRDRFEEALDYVVSMHGEGFVLNEYTFGSALSACAGLRGMKMGIQIQGLISKSLYSENVYIGSALIDMYSKCGIVDSARRVFEGMRERNIVSWNSLITCYEQNGPVSEALGIFERMMDYGVEPDEVTLASVVSACASLLAIKEGLEIHARVVKCEKFREDVVLGNALVDMYAKSGQVKKARQVFDSMPIKNVVSETSMVSGYAKAASVKAARLMFTTMIERNVVSWNALIAGYTQSGENEEALGLFRLLKREAIFPTHYTFGNILNACANLADLHLGRQVHVHVLKHGFRFQIGEEPDIFVGNSLVDMYMKCGSTEDGSQVFQNMLEKDNVSWNAMIVGYAQNGFGTEALGLFQRMLVSGEKPDRVTMIGVLCACSHAGLIDEGRHYFYSMTEVHGLAPLKDHYTCMVDLLGRAGCLDEAKNLIETMPMQPDAVVWASLLSACKVHRNITLGKYVADKLLEIDPSNSGPYVLLSNMYAELGKWGDVVRVRKLMRQRGVIKQPGCSWIEIQGHVHTFMVKDRRHSQKKEIYSVLRELTKQMKRVGYIPDAGNDEDEEEQSETELSYQMEMQVDSAVG; this is translated from the coding sequence ATGGCAAGACATGGAGTGGGCAAACACCTCAAAATCGCGGGCGATCTCTCCTTCCTCAACTCCACTCCCTTCGCAAACCTCCTGGAATCCTGTGCTCGATCCAAGTCTGCGCGCGATACCCGGCGAATACATGGCCGTATCGTCAAAACTCAGTTTGCGTCTGAAGTTTTTATCCAGAATAGGCTCATTGATGTGTATGGAAAATGTGGTTGCTTGGAGGACGCCCGCAAGCTGTTTGATAAAATGGCTAAGAGGAACACATTCACCTGGAATTCACTTATCAGCACGTTGACCAAGTCGGGTTTTCTTGATGAGGCTGCGAAGATGTTTGAATCTATGCCGGAACCTGACCAGTGCTCCTTCAATGCAATGGTGGCTGGGTTCGCACAGCGTGATAGATTTGAGGAAGCATTGGATTATGTTGTCAGCATGCATGGTGAGGGTTTTGTGCTTAATGAGTATACCTTTGGTAGCGCTCTTAGTGCTTGTGCAGGGTTGAGGGGTATGaaaatgggtattcaaatccAAGGTTTGATATCCAAATCTTTGTACTCAGAGAATGTTTATATAGGGTCTGCCCTTATTGATATGTACTCAAAATGTGGGATTGTAGATTCTGCTCGAAGGGTTTTTGAAGGGATGAGGGAAAGAAACATAGTTTCTTGGAATAGTTTGATCACTTGTTATGAGCAAAATGGGCCGGTGAGTGAAGCTTTGGGAATTTTTGAAAGGATGATGGATTATGGAGTTGAACCAGATGAGGTCACACTAGCCAGTGTTGTCAGTGCTTGTGCAAGCTTGTTAGCAATCAAAGAGGGATTAGAAATTCATGCTCGTGTGGTTAAATGCGAAAAATTCAGGGAAGATGTTGTTTTAGGAAATGCATTGGTGGATATGTATGCGAAAAGTGGCCAAGTAAAGAAAGCAAGACAAGTATTTGATAGTATGCCAATAAAGAATGTGGTCTCTGAAACTTCCATGGTAAGTGGCTATGCAAAGGCAGCTAGTGTGAAAGCTGCTAGATTGATGTTCACGACAATGATTGAGAGAAATGTAGTATCTTGGAATGCACTTATTGCGGGGTATACGCAGAGTGGCGAGAATGAAGAGGCCCTTGGACTCTTCCGCCTTCTAAAGAGAGAAGCCATCTTCCCCACCCACTACACTTTTGGAAATATACTCAATGCTTGTGCAAACCTTGCCGATTTGCACCTAGGCAGGCAGGTTCATGTTCATGTTTTGAAGCATGGATTTCGGTTCCAGATTGGGGAAGAGCCTGATATCTTTGTGGGGAATTCTCTAGTAGATATGTATATGAAATGTGGATCAACTGAAGATGGGTCCCAGGTGTTTCAAAACATGTTGGAAAAGGATAATGTCTCGTGGAATGCCATGATAGTAGGGTATGCACAAAATGGGTTTGGGACAGAGGCCCTTGGATTATTCCAAAGAATGTTGGTATCTGGGGAGAAACCAGACCGTGTTACTATGATTGGAGTTTTATGTGCTTGTAGTCACGCAGGGCTGATTGATGAGGGCCGTCATTATTTTTACAGCATGACTGAGGTGCATGGTTTGGCTCCATTGAAGGACCATTATACTTGTATGGTTGATTTACTTGGACGTGCTGGTTGTCTCGATGAAGCAAAGAATTTAATAGAAACGATGCCAATGCAGCCTGATGCTGTCGTCTGGGCATCTTTGCTTTCTGCTTGTAAAGTTCATCGTAACATTACTTTAGGCAAGTATGTGGCAGATAAGCTTTTAGAAATTGATCCCAGTAACTCTGGACCTTATGTTCTTCTCTCAAACATGTATGCTGAGCTCGGAAAATGGGGAGATGTTGTAAGAGTGAGGAAGCTGATGAGACAACGAGGTGTAATTAAGCAACCCGGATGCAGTTGGATTGAAATACAAGGTCATGTGCATACTTTTATGGTGAAAGATAGAAGACACTCCCAGAAGAAGGAGATCTATTCTGTTTTGAGAGAACTTACAAAACAGATGAAGCGAGTTGGATATATCCCAGATGCTGGCAATGATGAGGATGAAGAGGAGCAAAGCGAAACTGAACTATCTTACCAAATGGAAATGCAAGTTGATTCTGCTGTAGGGTAA